Proteins encoded in a region of the Agromyces protaetiae genome:
- a CDS encoding alpha/beta fold hydrolase translates to MTDATKPTIVLVHGAWADGSSWDAVTRALQADGYTVLVPPNPLRGLTDDAAYVASFLAQRTSGPVVLVGHSYGGAVITNAATGGGDVRALVYVNAFVPDEGETVVQILEGSGSALAVPDPTTIFDIAGYPGAPEGAAEVFLKPEVVHESFAQDLAEADRWTIVASQRPASLVANVVPSGPPAWRSLPSWAVIGTDDRVIPVDVLRRMAARAGSTVSELSASHVSMVSHPEAALEAIRAAVASI, encoded by the coding sequence ATGACGGATGCGACGAAGCCCACGATCGTGCTCGTGCACGGCGCCTGGGCCGACGGCTCGAGCTGGGATGCGGTGACGAGGGCACTGCAGGCCGATGGGTACACCGTGCTGGTACCCCCGAACCCGCTGCGCGGGCTCACCGACGACGCGGCGTACGTCGCGTCGTTCCTTGCACAGCGCACGAGCGGTCCGGTCGTGCTCGTCGGCCACTCCTACGGCGGCGCGGTCATCACGAACGCCGCGACCGGTGGGGGCGACGTGCGCGCGCTCGTCTATGTGAACGCGTTCGTGCCCGACGAGGGCGAGACGGTCGTGCAGATCCTCGAGGGATCCGGCTCCGCGCTCGCCGTGCCCGACCCCACGACGATCTTCGACATCGCCGGCTACCCGGGCGCGCCCGAGGGCGCAGCCGAGGTGTTCTTGAAGCCCGAGGTCGTGCACGAGTCGTTCGCCCAGGACCTCGCCGAGGCCGACCGCTGGACCATCGTCGCCAGCCAGCGACCGGCCTCGCTCGTCGCGAACGTCGTGCCATCGGGGCCGCCGGCATGGCGGTCGCTGCCGAGTTGGGCGGTCATCGGCACCGACGACCGGGTCATCCCCGTCGATGTGCTGCGCCGTATGGCCGCCCGCGCCGGGTCGACCGTGAGCGAGTTGAGCGCGTCGCACGTGTCGATGGTGTCGCACCCGGAGGCGGCGCTCGAGGCGATCCGCGCGGCGGTCGCGAGCATCTGA
- a CDS encoding SIS domain-containing protein — translation MNDTTAEPGSITRAELASQPDVWRRALDLATEHRALLPGPGEQVLVVGCGTSYYMGDAYAYLRNDAGLGRTRAAIPSELDWVDPDEHLVVISRSGTTADVVEFVERYRDTHRITAILGDVDTPLGRLCADRTVHLGFADEQSVVQTRFATTGLTVLRASIDAAPASLVDDARTALALDLPADPEALQHVVFLGHRWSVGLAQEAALKIRESAGFWTEAYPVWEYQHGPISCAGPGSLVWFLGDAPEIVVEDVLGTGASVYRDDLDPQANLPLVHRLAVALAATRGRNPDTPPFLNRSVLVTD, via the coding sequence ATGAACGACACCACTGCAGAGCCCGGATCGATCACTCGCGCCGAGCTCGCCAGCCAGCCCGATGTGTGGCGCCGAGCGCTCGACCTCGCGACCGAGCACCGTGCGCTGCTGCCCGGCCCTGGCGAGCAGGTGCTCGTCGTCGGGTGCGGCACGTCGTACTACATGGGCGACGCGTACGCGTATCTGCGCAACGATGCCGGCCTCGGCCGCACGCGCGCCGCCATCCCGAGTGAGCTCGACTGGGTCGACCCCGACGAGCACCTCGTCGTCATCTCGCGCTCCGGCACGACCGCGGACGTCGTCGAGTTCGTCGAGCGCTACCGCGACACGCACCGCATCACCGCGATCCTCGGCGATGTCGACACCCCGCTCGGTCGGCTGTGCGCGGACCGCACCGTGCACCTCGGCTTCGCCGACGAGCAGTCCGTCGTGCAGACCCGGTTCGCGACGACCGGGCTGACCGTGCTCCGCGCCTCGATCGACGCGGCTCCGGCATCGCTCGTGGACGACGCGCGGACCGCGCTCGCCCTCGACCTCCCCGCCGACCCGGAGGCCCTGCAGCACGTCGTCTTCCTCGGCCACCGCTGGTCGGTCGGCCTCGCACAGGAGGCGGCCCTCAAGATCCGTGAGTCCGCCGGATTCTGGACCGAGGCGTACCCGGTCTGGGAGTACCAGCACGGACCGATCTCGTGCGCCGGACCCGGCTCACTCGTGTGGTTCCTCGGCGATGCGCCCGAGATCGTCGTCGAGGACGTGCTCGGCACCGGGGCATCCGTCTATCGCGACGACCTCGACCCGCAGGCGAACCTGCCGCTCGTGCACCGGCTCGCGGTCGCGCTCGCGGCGACGCGCGGGCGCAACCCCGACACCCCTCCCTTCCTGAACCGTTCAGTCCTCGTCACCGACTGA
- a CDS encoding D-2-hydroxyacid dehydrogenase — translation MTLTYLCTLPLPDAWFAELEARVPGVEIVRAAPDSPVDPDVLGRVGLLHTSDWFPEAHEAPALRCVQLDTSGVDHVRVTSLWATDVPITTLGGIAPVPMAEYAMMSILELAHRMPLIEQHRAARSWPSNAERLSTLTPKQLAGATIGVIGYGRIGREISRLASVFGLRVLGLSRSGRPAAGGEKFDTGRSTAAEDPTELFPIDQLDEVLRRSDYLVVVVPLTELTRGLIGAAQLDLLPHGASVVNIARGGIVDEPALLERLRDGRIGGVALDVFDEEPLPEASVWWTEPGALITPHVAGLAPQYHAQTLDLVVENLTRLADDRPLLNEVDRAAGY, via the coding sequence GTGACCCTGACCTACCTCTGCACGCTGCCGCTCCCGGACGCGTGGTTCGCCGAACTCGAGGCCCGGGTGCCCGGCGTGGAGATCGTCCGTGCGGCGCCGGACTCGCCCGTCGACCCCGACGTGCTCGGGAGGGTCGGTCTGCTGCACACGAGCGACTGGTTCCCCGAGGCGCACGAGGCGCCCGCGCTGCGCTGCGTGCAGCTCGACACGTCGGGCGTCGACCACGTGCGGGTCACGTCCCTCTGGGCGACGGATGTCCCGATCACGACCCTCGGCGGCATCGCTCCGGTGCCCATGGCCGAGTACGCCATGATGTCGATCCTGGAGCTCGCCCACCGGATGCCGCTCATCGAGCAGCATCGTGCCGCACGTAGCTGGCCGTCGAACGCCGAGCGGCTCTCGACGTTGACGCCGAAGCAGCTCGCAGGGGCGACGATCGGCGTCATCGGCTACGGCCGCATCGGCCGCGAGATCTCGCGGCTCGCGAGCGTGTTCGGCCTGCGTGTGCTCGGGCTCAGCCGCTCCGGCCGTCCGGCCGCGGGCGGCGAGAAGTTCGACACGGGCCGGTCCACCGCGGCCGAGGACCCCACCGAGCTGTTCCCGATCGACCAGCTCGACGAGGTGCTGCGCCGCAGCGACTACCTCGTCGTGGTCGTGCCGCTCACCGAGCTCACCCGGGGCCTGATCGGCGCCGCGCAGCTCGACCTGCTGCCGCACGGCGCCTCGGTCGTGAACATCGCCCGCGGGGGAATCGTCGACGAACCGGCGCTGCTCGAGCGGCTCCGCGACGGACGCATCGGCGGCGTCGCGCTCGACGTGTTCGACGAGGAGCCGCTGCCCGAGGCATCCGTCTGGTGGACCGAACCCGGCGCGCTGATCACACCGCACGTCGCGGGGCTGGCGCCGCAGTACCATGCACAGACACTCGATCTCGTGGTCGAGAATCTGACCCGCTTGGCCGATGACCGGCCGCTGCTGAATGAGGTGGACCGTGCGGCCGGCTACTGA
- a CDS encoding nucleotidyltransferase domain-containing protein produces MDLGMPLASLVGRLDAAVLGVFARSHAEYSGRQVHRLAASGSPSSVNTSLRRLSTMGLLTATPRPYATLYRLNRDHLLWPAVHAALSAAIELRHRIRDLAEREAPAGTSIILFGSVSSGTADAESDVDLVVVYPDATTNDDAETFTDALARAVESWTGNVAQVIGITQRQLVESIREHDPFAVSWVGEGETLHGQLPEGLQ; encoded by the coding sequence ATGGACCTCGGCATGCCGCTCGCATCGCTGGTCGGCAGGCTCGACGCAGCGGTCCTCGGCGTGTTCGCACGCAGCCACGCCGAGTACAGCGGCCGCCAGGTGCACCGCCTCGCCGCCTCGGGCAGCCCCAGCAGTGTGAACACGTCGCTGCGGAGGCTGAGCACGATGGGGCTGCTCACCGCGACCCCCCGCCCCTACGCGACGCTCTATCGCCTGAACCGGGACCACCTCCTGTGGCCGGCCGTGCACGCGGCTCTCTCTGCCGCCATCGAGCTGAGACACCGCATCCGTGACCTCGCCGAGCGCGAGGCGCCGGCCGGCACGTCGATCATCCTGTTCGGATCGGTCAGCTCCGGAACGGCCGATGCGGAATCCGACGTCGACCTGGTCGTCGTGTACCCGGATGCCACGACGAACGACGACGCCGAGACGTTCACGGACGCACTCGCACGCGCCGTGGAGAGCTGGACCGGCAATGTCGCCCAGGTGATCGGCATCACGCAGCGTCAACTCGTCGAGTCGATCCGAGAGCATGACCCGTTCGCGGTGTCATGGGTCGGCGAAGGTGAGACACTCCACGGTCAGCTCCCGGAAGGACTTCAGTGA
- a CDS encoding carbohydrate ABC transporter permease has product MTVTTARDRERTAVPSRPRAARRAAILREYLVGWGFVAPNLVLLTCFLFVPIIWAMVISFQDTRGFGTPEWVGLDNYVTLVTDPVFWRSLLNTLVFTVATVPIELAGGLGLAVLLNSVLPARGLFRTLIVLPMVISGVASGMIAVILFYESNGLINKVLTAIGLDPVGWQSQGGPAMVSVVIAAIWLRLGFNMIIYLAGLQSISPEMYEAARIDGASRWQQFRSVTVPLVGPSTFFLLIMNVIASFQVFDLIFVMTGGGPGDATSVLVTYAYRNGFEIREQGYGAAIGIVILIITLVFTFIQWKTSRTRDLAE; this is encoded by the coding sequence ATGACCGTCACGACCGCCCGCGACCGGGAGCGCACCGCGGTGCCCTCCCGGCCGCGGGCGGCGCGCCGCGCCGCCATCCTCCGCGAGTACCTCGTCGGCTGGGGCTTCGTCGCCCCGAACCTCGTCCTGCTGACGTGCTTCCTCTTCGTGCCCATCATCTGGGCGATGGTCATCTCGTTCCAGGACACCCGCGGGTTCGGCACCCCCGAGTGGGTCGGGCTCGACAACTACGTCACCCTGGTCACCGACCCGGTCTTCTGGCGGAGCCTCCTGAACACGCTCGTCTTCACGGTGGCGACCGTGCCGATCGAACTCGCCGGCGGCCTCGGCCTCGCCGTGCTCCTGAACTCCGTGCTCCCCGCCCGGGGGCTGTTCCGCACCCTCATCGTCCTGCCGATGGTCATCTCCGGCGTCGCGTCGGGCATGATCGCCGTCATCCTCTTCTACGAGTCCAACGGCCTGATCAACAAGGTGCTCACGGCGATCGGGCTCGACCCCGTCGGCTGGCAGTCGCAGGGCGGGCCGGCCATGGTCTCGGTCGTGATCGCGGCGATCTGGCTGCGACTCGGCTTCAACATGATCATCTACCTGGCCGGTCTGCAGTCCATCTCGCCCGAGATGTACGAGGCCGCACGCATCGACGGTGCGAGCCGGTGGCAGCAGTTCCGGTCGGTCACCGTGCCGCTCGTCGGTCCGTCGACCTTCTTCCTGCTCATCATGAACGTCATCGCGTCGTTCCAGGTGTTCGACCTGATCTTCGTGATGACGGGCGGTGGCCCCGGTGACGCCACCTCGGTCCTCGTCACTTACGCGTACCGCAACGGCTTCGAGATCCGGGAGCAGGGCTACGGCGCGGCCATCGGCATCGTCATCCTGATCATCACCCTCGTCTTCACCTTCATCCAGTGGAAGACGAGCCGAACCCGCGATCTCGCCGAATAG
- a CDS encoding carbohydrate kinase family protein, which yields MAAPAPELNRLLVVGELCVDLIIETGDEIRFGQHEQIVPATTLTMGSSSAITACGAAALGVPTALVSVRGDDTFGAFLDAELARRGVATDLIRVEPSLPTGASTHLTRPGGDRAILTSMGSIGTVTATDVPAEAIREAGHLHLGSYFLQHALQPDASRVFADARAQGLTTSLDGNFDPAETWDGGILDVLAHTDVFFGNEQELTGITRTAALGQAIALATARMPDGGIVVAKLGADGALAVQRAGGTTVTFRARTPEVTGELVDTVGAGDTLAAGFIAARLRGASVPDALAFAVACGTASTRGAGGVSAQPDRTTATQLAATVEVAEIATPEVAEIGD from the coding sequence ATGGCTGCTCCCGCACCCGAGCTGAACCGCCTGCTCGTCGTGGGCGAGCTCTGCGTGGACCTCATCATCGAGACCGGCGACGAGATCAGGTTCGGTCAGCACGAGCAGATCGTGCCCGCCACGACGCTGACCATGGGCAGCTCCTCCGCCATCACCGCGTGCGGTGCGGCCGCGCTCGGGGTGCCGACCGCGCTCGTGAGCGTGCGCGGGGACGACACGTTCGGCGCATTCCTCGACGCCGAGCTGGCACGCCGTGGTGTCGCGACCGACCTCATCCGGGTCGAGCCGTCGCTGCCGACGGGCGCCTCGACGCACCTCACGCGACCCGGCGGCGACCGGGCGATCCTCACGTCGATGGGCTCGATCGGTACGGTCACGGCGACGGATGTCCCGGCGGAGGCGATTCGTGAGGCCGGCCATCTGCACCTGGGCAGCTATTTCCTGCAGCATGCGCTGCAGCCCGACGCGTCGCGCGTCTTCGCCGACGCCCGGGCGCAGGGCCTGACGACGTCGCTCGACGGCAACTTCGACCCCGCCGAGACGTGGGACGGCGGGATCCTCGACGTCCTGGCCCACACCGACGTGTTCTTCGGCAACGAGCAGGAGCTCACGGGCATCACACGCACGGCTGCGCTCGGCCAGGCGATCGCGCTGGCGACCGCACGCATGCCGGATGGCGGCATCGTGGTCGCGAAGCTCGGCGCCGACGGTGCGCTCGCCGTCCAGCGCGCGGGCGGCACCACCGTGACCTTCCGCGCCCGAACGCCCGAGGTCACCGGCGAGCTCGTCGACACGGTCGGAGCCGGCGATACCCTGGCTGCGGGCTTCATCGCCGCTCGGCTCCGCGGAGCATCCGTTCCGGACGCCCTCGCCTTCGCGGTAGCCTGCGGAACCGCGTCCACGCGCGGAGCCGGCGGCGTGAGCGCCCAGCCCGACCGCACCACCGCAACCCAGCTTGCCGCGACCGTCGAGGTCGCGGAGATCGCGACCCCAGAGGTCGCAGAGATCGGAGACTGA
- a CDS encoding GntR family transcriptional regulator has protein sequence MLFRLDTASAASLADQIATQVRSGVVSGQLAPGERLPAARDLAVALQVNMHTVLRAYAQLRQEGLIEMRQGRGAWVRPEASAGMVRVTELAAQLAAEARKLGLSPREITGLVERAC, from the coding sequence ATGTTGTTCCGACTGGACACTGCTTCGGCGGCCTCGCTGGCCGATCAGATCGCCACACAGGTGCGCAGCGGCGTGGTGTCCGGGCAGCTCGCACCGGGCGAGCGGCTCCCCGCGGCGCGAGATCTCGCCGTGGCGCTCCAGGTCAACATGCACACCGTGCTGCGCGCCTACGCGCAGCTGCGGCAGGAAGGGTTGATCGAGATGCGACAGGGGCGAGGGGCGTGGGTGCGCCCGGAGGCGAGCGCAGGGATGGTGCGGGTCACCGAGCTCGCCGCACAACTCGCGGCGGAGGCCCGGAAGCTCGGACTCTCGCCGCGCGAGATCACTGGTCTCGTGGAGCGCGCATGCTGA
- a CDS encoding saccharopine dehydrogenase family protein has product MRILLIGAGGVGDAIAKIAARRSFYERIVVSDYDESRAQRTVDWIRERHGDEVAATFATAQIDASDPEVVAAVAREHGATHVMNAVEPKFVPSIFAGALAAGADYLDMAMSLSEPHPTDPYTQTGVKLGDDQFAQAGDWERAGRLALVGMGVEPGLSDVFARYAADHLFSEIDELGVRDGANLVVRDEAGNEIFAPSFSIWTTIEECLNPPVVWEQERGWYTTAPFSEPEVFDFPEGIGPVECVNVEHEEVLLMPRWLDAKRVTFKYGLGDEFIGVLKTLHTLGLDKTTPVRVRSANGPVEVAPRDVVAAGLPDPATIGPRMTGKTCAGVWVTGRDAKTGEPRESYLYHVSDNEWTMAEYEAQCVVWQTALNPVIALELLADGRWQGVGVLGPEAFDAAEFLELMARPEDLGGYGQPWHIRGGGGATVA; this is encoded by the coding sequence ATGCGCATCCTGCTCATCGGCGCCGGCGGCGTCGGCGACGCCATCGCCAAGATCGCGGCCCGCCGCTCCTTCTACGAGCGCATCGTGGTGAGTGACTACGACGAGTCGCGCGCGCAGCGCACGGTCGACTGGATCCGGGAGCGGCATGGCGACGAGGTCGCCGCGACGTTCGCCACCGCGCAGATCGACGCGAGCGACCCCGAGGTGGTCGCCGCCGTCGCGCGCGAGCACGGTGCCACGCACGTGATGAACGCGGTCGAGCCCAAGTTCGTGCCGTCGATCTTCGCCGGGGCCCTGGCCGCGGGCGCGGACTACCTCGACATGGCGATGAGCCTCTCCGAGCCGCATCCGACCGATCCCTACACCCAGACCGGCGTCAAGCTCGGCGACGACCAGTTCGCGCAGGCCGGCGACTGGGAGCGCGCGGGTCGGCTCGCGCTCGTGGGCATGGGCGTCGAGCCCGGCCTGTCCGACGTGTTCGCGCGGTACGCCGCGGATCACCTGTTCTCCGAGATCGACGAGCTCGGTGTGCGTGACGGCGCGAACCTCGTCGTGCGCGACGAGGCGGGCAACGAGATCTTCGCACCGAGCTTCTCGATCTGGACCACGATCGAGGAATGCCTGAACCCGCCGGTGGTCTGGGAGCAGGAGCGAGGCTGGTACACGACCGCGCCGTTCAGCGAGCCCGAGGTGTTCGACTTCCCCGAGGGCATCGGGCCGGTCGAGTGCGTCAACGTCGAGCACGAAGAGGTGCTGCTCATGCCGCGCTGGCTCGATGCCAAGCGCGTGACGTTCAAGTACGGCCTCGGCGACGAGTTCATCGGCGTGCTGAAGACGCTGCACACGCTCGGGCTCGACAAGACCACGCCCGTGCGCGTGCGCAGCGCGAACGGGCCCGTCGAGGTGGCGCCGCGCGATGTCGTCGCGGCCGGCCTGCCCGACCCGGCGACCATCGGCCCGCGCATGACCGGCAAGACCTGCGCCGGCGTGTGGGTCACCGGCCGCGATGCGAAGACCGGCGAGCCGCGCGAGTCGTACCTGTACCACGTGTCCGACAACGAGTGGACGATGGCCGAGTACGAGGCGCAGTGCGTCGTCTGGCAGACGGCGCTGAACCCCGTGATCGCCCTCGAGCTGCTCGCCGACGGCCGCTGGCAGGGGGTCGGCGTGCTCGGACCCGAGGCGTTCGACGCCGCGGAGTTCCTCGAGCTGATGGCGCGGCCGGAGGATCTCGGCGGGTACGGGCAGCCCTGGCACATCCGGGGTGGCGGTGGCGCGACCGTGGCGTGA
- a CDS encoding ABC transporter substrate-binding protein yields the protein MNHSKKRMLGVAGILTAGSLVLSGCAGFGGGGGDEGGDQTLTFTTWGSESEEESFAELIAQFEAEHEGAEIRLNVVPYDQMFSNIDAQLSAGNAPDLFRVDYGNLGVYSSQGQLLDLGEYFSDDEAAEFTPAMWEAISYDGAPYGVPHQTDVSALLVNTDLLTEAGIDPASLPTTQDDAWTWEQFAEVATQLRAALPADKFPFVYNWQLGGAPRWLSWLFQADGTFLDGTTATIDSPEGTEALDFTKSFFEQNWVPPTSSTKATVYADSLFTEGTAAMAFIGSFLVPDIDSLAGFEWTAVPMPKDVRGATDLGGNALVATKDTKNPELAAEFLKFMVSADAMALFCGNTNELPTRLDLEGDAVTFKIRPDVMPVFVDQAATIEPSDVKQLTSPAMAAINTALQDQLEAAFIGGQSTADTLANLSAAIEAAAQ from the coding sequence GTGAATCACAGCAAGAAGCGGATGCTCGGTGTGGCCGGCATCCTGACTGCAGGCAGCCTCGTCCTGTCGGGATGCGCAGGTTTCGGCGGGGGCGGCGGTGACGAGGGCGGCGACCAGACGCTCACGTTCACGACGTGGGGCAGCGAGTCCGAAGAGGAGAGCTTCGCGGAGCTCATCGCCCAGTTCGAGGCCGAGCACGAGGGCGCCGAGATCCGCCTCAATGTCGTGCCGTACGACCAGATGTTCTCGAACATCGACGCGCAGCTGTCGGCCGGCAACGCCCCCGACCTGTTCCGCGTCGACTACGGCAACCTCGGCGTCTACTCGAGCCAGGGACAGCTGCTCGACCTCGGCGAGTACTTCAGCGACGACGAGGCCGCCGAGTTCACGCCCGCGATGTGGGAGGCGATCTCCTACGACGGCGCACCGTATGGCGTCCCCCACCAGACCGACGTGTCGGCGCTGCTCGTGAACACCGATCTGCTCACCGAAGCCGGGATCGACCCCGCCTCGCTGCCCACGACGCAGGACGACGCGTGGACGTGGGAGCAGTTCGCCGAGGTCGCCACGCAGCTGCGCGCGGCGCTGCCGGCCGACAAGTTCCCGTTCGTCTACAACTGGCAGCTGGGCGGCGCGCCGCGCTGGCTGAGCTGGCTGTTCCAGGCCGACGGCACGTTCCTCGACGGCACGACCGCGACCATCGACTCGCCCGAGGGCACCGAGGCGCTCGACTTCACCAAGAGCTTCTTCGAGCAGAACTGGGTGCCGCCGACGAGCTCCACGAAGGCGACGGTCTACGCCGACTCGCTCTTCACCGAAGGCACCGCGGCCATGGCGTTCATCGGCTCGTTCCTCGTTCCCGACATCGACTCGCTCGCGGGCTTCGAGTGGACGGCCGTGCCGATGCCGAAGGATGTCCGCGGCGCGACCGATCTGGGCGGCAACGCGCTCGTCGCGACCAAGGACACCAAGAACCCGGAGCTCGCCGCAGAGTTCCTGAAGTTCATGGTCTCCGCCGACGCGATGGCGCTGTTCTGCGGCAACACCAACGAGCTCCCGACGCGCCTCGACCTCGAGGGCGACGCGGTGACGTTCAAGATCCGCCCGGACGTCATGCCGGTCTTCGTCGACCAGGCGGCGACCATCGAGCCGAGCGACGTCAAGCAGCTCACCTCACCGGCCATGGCCGCGATCAACACCGCGTTGCAGGACCAGCTCGAGGCCGCGTTCATCGGCGGGCAGTCGACCGCCGACACGCTCGCGAACCTCTCGGCCGCCATCGAGGCGGCGGCGCAGTAA
- a CDS encoding carbohydrate ABC transporter permease has product MTQTTATSAMLEIAEADELGARRAGRVQRRRRNRPPGDRRGIVSRTIIATVVTVIVVFPLYWMLVVAFSPRGEVFQPGLTLWPSTFTLDNFTKVLDRFPVMGWFGNSVVIGAFVTVLTVIVNLLAGYAFARLRFRGRTAVFLLALSTMMIPVQAIMVAQFRLVSGLGIYGTYWGVILPGAAAAFGIFLARQFFISIPDEIVEAARIDGAGHLRTFIQVVLPLCKPLIAVLTLLTLMGSWNDFAWPLIALKDNELFTLPIGLLYLKNQTSPDYNAIMALALISVLPMVLLFLFFQRYFVQGFARSGIK; this is encoded by the coding sequence ATGACCCAGACCACCGCCACCAGCGCCATGCTGGAGATCGCCGAGGCCGACGAGCTCGGCGCCCGAAGGGCCGGACGCGTCCAGCGCCGGCGTCGCAACCGGCCGCCCGGGGACCGCCGCGGCATCGTCTCCCGCACGATCATCGCGACCGTCGTCACCGTGATCGTCGTCTTCCCGCTGTACTGGATGCTCGTCGTCGCGTTCTCGCCGCGCGGTGAGGTGTTCCAGCCCGGCCTCACGCTGTGGCCGAGCACGTTCACGCTCGACAACTTCACGAAGGTGCTCGACCGGTTCCCGGTGATGGGATGGTTCGGCAACTCGGTGGTGATCGGCGCGTTCGTCACGGTGCTCACGGTCATCGTGAACCTGCTCGCGGGATACGCGTTCGCGCGACTTCGGTTCCGCGGTCGCACCGCCGTCTTCCTGCTCGCACTGTCGACGATGATGATCCCTGTGCAGGCGATCATGGTCGCCCAGTTCCGGCTCGTGTCCGGCCTCGGCATCTATGGCACCTACTGGGGTGTGATCCTGCCCGGCGCGGCGGCCGCCTTCGGCATCTTCCTCGCGAGACAGTTCTTCATCAGCATCCCCGACGAGATCGTCGAGGCCGCGCGCATCGACGGGGCCGGGCATCTGCGCACGTTCATCCAGGTCGTGCTGCCGCTCTGCAAGCCGCTCATCGCGGTGCTGACCCTGCTCACGTTGATGGGAAGCTGGAACGACTTCGCCTGGCCGCTCATCGCTCTGAAGGACAACGAACTGTTCACCCTGCCCATCGGGTTGCTGTACCTCAAGAATCAGACCTCGCCCGACTACAACGCGATCATGGCGCTCGCGCTCATCTCGGTGCTGCCCATGGTGCTGCTGTTCCTGTTCTTCCAGCGCTACTTCGTCCAGGGCTTTGCAAGGAGCGGAATCAAGTGA